A window of the Desulfobacula toluolica Tol2 genome harbors these coding sequences:
- a CDS encoding PASTA domain-containing protein, translating to MKSILKYCFIFLLAFSIAGTIGFYSIRLFTQSADEIVLPQLTGKNIIYVLETLTNMGLNAKLYGSRYDDAVPRYAVISQDPQPGSTIKKGRDIIIYISKGAKENIIPDLRQIPLKQALILLEKNEFKKGHVSFTYSLKTKNECVIAHYPEPFSTALKGSSCDLLISRGINPVAVIMPDITRLRLEKASAVIENLHLDISQIISNVDPHQDWGIILSSTPHAGSHVTANTPITLVVNALEKGRHMSPDKLNSLILLTHSLSPGILKQHVRVETDMFGPIINLYNEYMKPGEDINILVPPAIKTRVNIFIDQTLEKTIIIDPWKEDIDAGDSILWESSPLQFYQPISPDWVTN from the coding sequence GTGAAATCGATTTTAAAATATTGTTTTATTTTCCTGTTGGCATTTTCCATTGCAGGCACCATTGGCTTTTACTCGATACGCCTTTTTACCCAGAGCGCGGATGAAATTGTTTTGCCCCAATTAACAGGCAAAAACATTATTTATGTGTTGGAAACCCTCACCAACATGGGATTAAATGCAAAACTTTACGGCTCCCGGTATGATGATGCCGTTCCCAGGTATGCTGTCATCTCCCAGGACCCTCAGCCGGGGTCTACCATAAAAAAAGGCAGAGATATAATTATTTATATTTCAAAGGGGGCAAAAGAAAATATTATTCCGGATTTAAGGCAAATCCCCCTTAAACAGGCCCTGATCCTTCTTGAAAAAAACGAATTTAAAAAAGGGCATGTCTCTTTTACTTATTCTTTAAAAACCAAAAATGAATGTGTCATTGCACATTATCCGGAACCTTTTTCCACGGCTTTGAAAGGCTCTTCCTGTGATCTGCTGATCAGCCGGGGTATCAATCCTGTGGCCGTGATCATGCCGGACATAACACGATTACGTCTTGAAAAAGCATCGGCTGTCATTGAAAATCTTCATCTTGATATTTCTCAAATCATATCAAACGTGGATCCTCATCAGGATTGGGGAATTATTTTATCTTCAACCCCACACGCCGGCAGCCATGTGACTGCAAATACGCCCATAACCCTTGTTGTCAACGCTCTGGAAAAAGGCAGGCATATGTCACCGGACAAATTAAACAGCCTTATCCTTTTGACCCATTCTCTGAGTCCCGGCATATTAAAACAGCATGTCAGGGTTGAAACCGACATGTTCGGACCTATAATAAATCTTTACAATGAATATATGAAACCAGGTGAAGACATTAACATTTTAGTTCCCCCGGCAATTAAAACCAGGGTGAACATATTTATTGATCAAACCCTGGAAAAAACAATTATTATTGATCCTTGGAAAGAGGACATTGACGCAGGAGACAGTATCTTATGGGAATCATCGCCCCTTCAATTTTATCAGCCGATTTCACCCGACTGGGTGACGAATTAA
- the rpe gene encoding ribulose-phosphate 3-epimerase, with the protein MGIIAPSILSADFTRLGDELIQIKKAGADWIHIDVMDGQFVPNITYGPIIVEACERASDLILDVHLMIEKPDLIIPEFAKAGAHYISVHAEACTHLHRSLQLIKSFGVKAGVALNPATPLSSIEWVVDQLDFVLIMSVNPGFGGQKFIESSIEKIKALSNMLKEKNSTAIIQVDGGINKDTINKVSKAGATSFVAGSAIFNTENYTKAISKLRRNM; encoded by the coding sequence ATGGGAATCATCGCCCCTTCAATTTTATCAGCCGATTTCACCCGACTGGGTGACGAATTAATCCAAATTAAAAAAGCCGGTGCAGACTGGATACATATTGATGTCATGGATGGACAATTTGTACCCAACATCACCTATGGCCCAATCATTGTCGAGGCATGCGAACGAGCTTCGGATCTGATCCTTGACGTGCATCTAATGATTGAAAAACCGGATTTGATCATCCCTGAGTTTGCCAAAGCAGGAGCCCATTACATTTCCGTTCATGCCGAAGCCTGCACTCATCTTCACAGAAGTCTTCAGCTGATCAAAAGCTTCGGTGTAAAGGCAGGTGTGGCATTAAATCCTGCAACCCCTCTGTCTTCAATTGAATGGGTTGTGGATCAGCTGGATTTTGTTTTGATCATGAGCGTGAATCCCGGATTTGGCGGTCAAAAATTTATTGAATCCAGTATTGAAAAAATAAAAGCCTTGTCAAACATGCTTAAAGAAAAAAATTCCACGGCCATAATCCAGGTGGATGGCGGAATCAACAAAGATACCATTAACAAAGTTTCCAAGGCAGGTGCCACCTCTTTTGTTGCAGGATCTGCAATCTTCAACACTGAAAATTACACAAAAGCCATATCAAAGTTACGCCGGAATATGTAA